One Flexivirga aerilata DNA segment encodes these proteins:
- a CDS encoding general stress protein, whose amino-acid sequence MSTPMSGSFNRPGAALRGGLSLEYPMSLGVFSDYLEAQKAVDYLSDNQFPVQNVMIVGTDLKQIERVVGRLTWGRVIAGGALSGAWFGAFIGLILSLFDNGVNVFAVVISTIIFGAIFGAIWAAIGYSLTGGQRDFQSVTQTVATKYEVLVEHKFAEQARELLARMPGGGPTLT is encoded by the coding sequence ATGTCAACTCCCATGTCCGGAAGTTTCAACCGTCCCGGTGCCGCGCTGCGCGGCGGTCTGTCCCTCGAATACCCGATGTCGCTCGGGGTCTTCTCCGACTACCTCGAGGCGCAGAAGGCGGTCGACTACCTGTCGGACAACCAGTTCCCGGTGCAGAACGTCATGATCGTCGGCACCGACCTCAAGCAGATCGAGCGCGTGGTCGGCCGGCTCACCTGGGGCCGGGTGATCGCCGGCGGCGCGCTCTCCGGTGCCTGGTTCGGCGCGTTCATCGGGCTCATCCTGTCGCTGTTCGACAACGGCGTGAACGTCTTCGCCGTGGTGATCTCGACGATCATCTTCGGTGCGATCTTCGGCGCCATCTGGGCCGCGATCGGCTACAGCCTGACCGGCGGCCAGCGCGATTTCCAGTCGGTGACCCAGACGGTCGCCACCAAGTACGAGGTGCTGGTCGAGCACAAGTTCGCCGAGCAGGCCCGCGAGCTACTCGCGAGGATGCCCGGCGGCGGCCCGACGCTCACCTGA
- a CDS encoding ROK family protein — translation MRAAGSSAARPEQIRRHNLSTLLRHLHLHGQLSRSELARLTGLNRSTIGGLVGDLADLGMVSQRSPTRNRDGAGRPAYLVVPRPRSVHVVAVDVDVESVQVAAIGLTGRVLDQIGWQLRDDNRSPVAVVDDVAAAVRELSAGLRRSQRVGIGASVPAMVHNPEGVAVYAPNLEWSNEPFGGLLEQRLGEPVLVGNDADLATLAEHRRGAAAGFGHVVCVLGRVGVGGGIIVAGHLLHGGRGYAGELGHMSLQADGPLCHCGNHGCLEEYVGEAAILRAAGEAGLESIDLPTLFSRAELGDPDARDVVAGVARWFGRGLANLANVLNPEAFVASGHLAEVLRIAEPSVREGLERGMVTIGRAPITLLQGGIRDASLVGAAELAFEELLAAPDLLGTPRSAG, via the coding sequence GTGCGCGCAGCCGGATCCTCAGCCGCCCGCCCGGAGCAGATCCGTCGGCACAACCTGAGCACGCTGCTGCGGCACCTGCACCTGCACGGGCAGTTGTCGCGCAGCGAGCTCGCCCGGCTGACCGGGCTCAACCGCAGCACGATCGGCGGCCTCGTCGGTGACCTCGCCGACCTGGGCATGGTCAGCCAGCGCTCGCCCACCCGCAACCGCGACGGCGCGGGGCGCCCGGCATACCTCGTGGTGCCGCGGCCGCGGTCGGTGCACGTCGTGGCGGTGGACGTCGACGTCGAGTCGGTGCAGGTCGCCGCGATCGGCCTCACCGGGCGGGTGCTGGACCAGATCGGCTGGCAGCTGCGGGACGACAACCGCTCCCCCGTCGCGGTCGTCGACGACGTGGCCGCGGCCGTGCGGGAGCTGTCGGCCGGACTGCGGCGCAGCCAGCGCGTCGGCATCGGCGCGAGCGTGCCGGCGATGGTGCACAACCCGGAGGGGGTGGCGGTCTACGCGCCCAACCTGGAGTGGTCCAACGAGCCGTTCGGCGGGTTGCTCGAGCAGCGACTGGGCGAGCCGGTGCTGGTCGGCAACGACGCCGACCTCGCCACGCTCGCCGAGCACCGGCGGGGTGCCGCCGCAGGTTTCGGGCACGTGGTCTGCGTGCTCGGGCGGGTCGGGGTCGGCGGCGGCATCATCGTCGCCGGTCACCTGCTGCACGGCGGTCGCGGCTACGCCGGCGAACTCGGGCACATGTCGCTGCAGGCCGACGGGCCGCTGTGCCACTGCGGCAACCACGGCTGTCTCGAGGAGTATGTCGGGGAGGCCGCGATCCTGCGCGCCGCCGGGGAAGCCGGCCTCGAATCCATCGACCTGCCAACGCTTTTCAGCCGAGCCGAGCTGGGCGACCCGGACGCGCGCGACGTCGTCGCCGGCGTCGCGCGGTGGTTCGGACGCGGCCTCGCCAACCTGGCCAACGTGCTCAACCCGGAGGCGTTCGTCGCGAGCGGGCACCTCGCCGAGGTGCTGCGCATCGCCGAGCCGTCGGTGCGCGAAGGACTCGAGCGGGGCATGGTGACGATCGGGCGCGCACCCATCACGTTGCTGCAGGGCGGCATCCGCGACGCCTCGCTGGTCGGCGCCGCCGAGCTCGCCTTCGAGGAGCTGCTCGCCGCTCCCGACCTGTTGGGGACACCCAGGTCGGCGGGTTAA
- a CDS encoding sugar ABC transporter permease, producing MSTNLEKSSDTGTLADELSGAAVTVPSGNAVGDYLRHYWQRIRGGDMGSLPAVAALVVLFLVFSIVENGFLSKANFASLITQAAPGILLAMGLVFVLLLGEIDLSAGTASGVGGAIVAVLLLKNWPWPLAVLVALVVGALIGLGIGWMRTFLRVPSFVSTLALFLGLQGVVQIVVNSANTQGNLSLQSDALVALENSNMPVWLGWLMAALLVVGYAVQKLLAVAARRKRSLPTEPVAVTAAKVLAIAVLAFGFTFVLNLNRSPNSAGGTKIVEQNGKLVTVKTGGEFLGGVPWVVPVILVLVVVLGFVLNRTRYGRHIYAVGGSDEAARRAGIRVNAVRISVFVICSTMAVVSGVVLASQTAVNAAQGAGNTLLLAVGAAVVGGTSLFGGKGKITDAVVGGAVVAVIINGMADLLQGKNNSAWQWIVTGLVLLLAATVDAVSRRRAGSTGLG from the coding sequence ATGAGCACCAACCTCGAAAAGTCTTCGGACACGGGCACCCTCGCCGACGAACTGTCCGGCGCCGCCGTGACGGTCCCCTCCGGCAACGCCGTCGGCGACTACCTGCGGCACTACTGGCAGCGCATCCGGGGCGGCGACATGGGCTCGCTGCCCGCGGTCGCGGCCCTCGTCGTGCTCTTCCTGGTCTTCTCGATCGTCGAGAACGGCTTCCTGTCCAAGGCCAACTTCGCCAGCCTGATCACCCAGGCCGCCCCGGGCATCCTGCTCGCGATGGGGCTGGTCTTCGTGCTCCTGCTCGGCGAGATCGACCTGTCGGCCGGCACCGCCTCGGGCGTCGGCGGCGCGATCGTCGCGGTGCTGCTGCTGAAGAACTGGCCGTGGCCGCTCGCCGTCCTCGTCGCGCTCGTCGTCGGTGCGCTCATCGGCCTCGGCATCGGCTGGATGCGCACCTTCCTGCGGGTGCCGTCGTTCGTCTCGACGCTCGCGCTCTTCCTCGGCCTGCAGGGTGTGGTGCAGATCGTGGTCAACAGCGCCAACACCCAGGGCAACCTGTCGCTGCAGAGTGACGCGCTGGTGGCGCTGGAGAACAGCAACATGCCGGTGTGGCTCGGCTGGCTGATGGCCGCGCTCCTCGTCGTCGGGTATGCCGTGCAGAAGCTGCTCGCCGTCGCGGCCCGCCGCAAGCGGTCGCTGCCGACCGAGCCGGTCGCGGTCACCGCGGCCAAGGTGCTCGCCATCGCCGTGCTGGCCTTCGGCTTCACCTTCGTGTTGAACCTCAACCGCTCCCCCAACTCCGCGGGCGGCACCAAGATCGTCGAGCAGAACGGCAAGCTGGTCACGGTCAAGACCGGCGGTGAGTTCCTCGGCGGCGTGCCGTGGGTGGTGCCGGTCATCCTGGTGCTGGTGGTCGTGCTCGGCTTCGTGCTGAATCGCACGCGCTACGGCCGGCACATCTACGCGGTCGGCGGCAGCGACGAGGCCGCCCGCCGCGCGGGCATCCGGGTCAACGCGGTGCGGATCTCGGTCTTCGTGATCTGCTCCACGATGGCGGTCGTCTCCGGTGTGGTGCTCGCCTCCCAGACCGCGGTCAACGCCGCTCAGGGCGCGGGCAACACGCTGCTGCTCGCGGTCGGTGCCGCGGTGGTCGGCGGCACCAGCCTGTTCGGCGGCAAGGGCAAGATCACCGACGCGGTCGTCGGTGGCGCGGTGGTCGCGGTGATCATCAACGGCATGGCCGACCTGCTGCAGGGCAAGAACAACTCCGCCTGGCAGTGGATCGTGACCGGTCTGGTGCTGTTGCTCGCCGCGACCGTCGACGCCGTGTCGCGCCGTCGCGCGGGCTCGACCGGGCTGGGCTGA
- a CDS encoding ATP-binding cassette domain-containing protein has translation MSDQPILRLRGVNKSFGAVHVLDDVDFEAYAGKVTALVGDNGAGKSTLVKCIGGTYAIDSGSYEFEGKQVHVSGPRDAAALGVEIVYQDLALCENLDVVQNMFLGRERMRGVVLDEESMEIAAAETLTSLSVRTLKSVRQRVSSLSGGQRQTVAIAKAALWKSRVVILDEPTAALGVAQTEQVLELVRRLADQGVAVILISHNMLDVLQVADEIAVLYLGRMAATVHRADVNQTQVVELITTGRSGDLGIQPATAGAGANA, from the coding sequence ATGTCTGACCAGCCGATCCTGCGCCTGCGCGGGGTCAACAAGAGTTTCGGCGCCGTGCACGTGCTCGACGACGTCGACTTCGAGGCGTATGCCGGGAAGGTCACCGCGCTCGTCGGTGACAACGGCGCCGGCAAGTCCACCCTCGTGAAGTGCATCGGCGGCACCTACGCGATCGACTCCGGCAGCTACGAGTTCGAGGGCAAGCAGGTGCACGTCTCCGGCCCGCGCGACGCCGCGGCGCTCGGCGTCGAGATCGTCTACCAGGACCTGGCGCTCTGCGAGAACCTCGACGTCGTCCAGAACATGTTCCTCGGCCGCGAGCGCATGCGCGGCGTCGTGCTGGACGAGGAGTCGATGGAGATCGCGGCGGCGGAGACGCTGACCTCGCTGTCGGTGCGCACCCTGAAGTCGGTGCGCCAGCGGGTGTCGAGCCTGTCCGGCGGCCAGCGGCAGACCGTCGCCATCGCCAAGGCCGCGCTCTGGAAGTCGCGCGTCGTCATCCTCGACGAACCGACGGCGGCGCTCGGCGTCGCCCAGACCGAGCAGGTCCTCGAGCTGGTGCGCCGGCTCGCCGACCAGGGCGTCGCGGTCATCCTCATCTCGCACAACATGCTCGACGTGCTGCAGGTCGCCGACGAGATCGCAGTGCTCTACCTCGGCCGGATGGCGGCCACCGTCCACCGTGCCGACGTCAACCAGACCCAGGTGGTCGAGCTGATCACCACCGGGCGCAGCGGCGACCTCGGCATCCAACCTGCGACCGCCGGAGCCGGAGCAAACGCATGA
- a CDS encoding sugar ABC transporter substrate-binding protein, with the protein MRKGALLTACGTAGVIALAGCGSSGSGGSNNSSAAAAGGGSSSSASAAGTGAATGGSTGGAAIDGKNAKVGIILPDRQSSNRWISSDPDALKQRCAADKLQCDIQNANGSAQQMTTIATKMMNDGVKVLALVNLDSASAAQIENTAKSKGIYTIDYDRLTLGGSASLYVSYDNVKVGELQGKTLTGCDQVKGKSAVKYVDLNGAPTDNNATLFKQGYDGVLSKQQGWTKVGDQSVPDWDNQQAGVIFTSMLQKTSDMGAVMVANDGMAGSVVTALKKQGLAGKVAVSGQDATVEGLQRIMDGTQCFTIYKPSKDEAFPVVDAAAQLANGQAPKTSTTIKDSKSGREVPAILAPPIAITKTNVAQPINDGYTPKSTTCTGAYAAKCTAAGVK; encoded by the coding sequence ATGCGCAAAGGTGCGCTTCTGACGGCATGCGGTACGGCGGGCGTCATCGCCCTCGCGGGCTGCGGCAGCAGCGGTAGCGGCGGCAGCAACAACTCCAGCGCCGCGGCGGCCGGCGGCGGCTCGTCGAGCTCGGCGAGTGCGGCGGGCACGGGCGCCGCGACCGGTGGCAGCACCGGCGGCGCAGCCATCGACGGCAAGAACGCCAAGGTCGGCATCATCCTGCCGGACCGGCAGTCTTCCAACCGCTGGATCTCCTCCGACCCCGACGCGCTCAAGCAGCGCTGCGCGGCCGACAAACTGCAGTGCGACATCCAGAACGCCAACGGCTCGGCGCAGCAGATGACCACGATCGCGACCAAGATGATGAACGACGGCGTGAAGGTGCTCGCGCTGGTCAACCTCGACTCCGCGTCCGCCGCGCAGATCGAGAACACCGCCAAGAGCAAGGGCATCTACACGATCGACTACGACCGCCTCACCCTCGGCGGCTCGGCCAGCCTCTACGTCTCCTACGACAACGTGAAGGTCGGTGAGCTGCAGGGCAAGACGCTCACCGGCTGCGACCAGGTCAAGGGCAAGTCGGCGGTGAAATACGTCGACCTCAACGGCGCCCCCACCGACAACAACGCCACCCTCTTCAAGCAGGGCTACGACGGCGTGCTGTCCAAGCAGCAGGGCTGGACCAAGGTCGGCGACCAGTCGGTGCCCGACTGGGACAACCAGCAGGCCGGCGTCATCTTCACCTCGATGCTGCAGAAGACCAGTGACATGGGCGCCGTCATGGTCGCCAACGACGGTATGGCGGGCTCGGTCGTCACCGCGCTGAAGAAGCAGGGGCTGGCCGGCAAGGTCGCGGTCTCCGGTCAGGACGCCACGGTCGAGGGGCTGCAGCGGATCATGGACGGCACCCAGTGCTTCACGATCTACAAGCCGTCCAAGGACGAGGCGTTCCCGGTCGTCGACGCCGCCGCGCAGCTGGCCAACGGCCAGGCGCCGAAGACGTCGACCACGATCAAGGACAGCAAGTCCGGCCGCGAGGTGCCAGCGATTCTGGCGCCGCCGATCGCGATCACCAAGACGAACGTCGCGCAGCCGATCAACGACGGCTACACCCCGAAGTCGACCACCTGCACCGGCGCGTACGCCGCCAAGTGCACGGCGGCCGGCGTCAAGTAA